A window of Cellulomonas wangleii genomic DNA:
ACGCCGTGTCGTCGGCCAGGAACGTCTGCGCGACGACCTCGACACCGGGCCGCAGGTTCACCACGGTGCACGTGTGGCTGCGTCCGCGCTCCATCCGGACGTCGTACGGGTTCCCGGTGGCGGTCACGGGCGCTGCGCCGCCGTCGTCGCGGCGGCAGGTCACGGTGTCGACGACGTAGCCGGCGGGCACCGCCTCCGTCACGCGGACCACACGGGTCGCGCCGGGCACGGGGACCGTCGCCGCGGCGGAGCCGCCGGGTCCCGTGACGAGCGGCGCCGCACCCAGTGCGTCGACCGTGAACTCCCAGCCCGCGGTCGGGACCCCCGCGCCCGGCGCCGCACCCGCGGGCACCGTCACACTGACGAGCGTGAGGGTCGTGGGTGCCACGTAGCTGCTGACGAAGGTGCAGACGATCGGGGCGGCAGCGGCGGTCGCGGCCTCGGGGACGTTCTCCAGCACGACGCTGCGCGCAGCCAGACCCACCGTGGCGCCCGGCGCCAGCACGACGCCGCGCCCGTCCCGGCACGTGATCGAGGAGAGCTCCCACGAGGCCGGCGGCGCGTCCGCGGTGAGCACGACGCGGTCGCGGCGCGCGAGGACCGTGCCCGCGGCGGTCGACGCGCTGCTCCCCGGGCCGGTGACAGCCGTCGGCGACAGCGTGTACCTGACCGCCGGGTCGGCGTCACGCGCCGCGGTGACGACGAAGCCCGGCGGCACCGACGCCGGTGCGTCGCCGACAGCCGCGGCCTGCTGGACGACCGTCACGGCGCGCACCTGGTCCAGCCGCGCCCACAGGCACGCGGTGGTGACCGCACCGTGCGGCGCGGTCACGCCGGTCGTGGGCGCGCCGGTCGGCGCCGTGCCACAGCCGGCGCCCGCCGCTGCGACGGTGAATCCCTCCACGGTCAGGCGGTGGTCGACGCCGTCGTGGACCACCGGGAACGTGCGCGTCAGGTCACCGAACGTCAGGGTGTCGTCCCCGGCCGCCGTGTCGCGCAGCACGTACGTCGGCTCCAGGGTCCCGCGCGTCCCCAGGCGCAGCCCCAGGACGCCCTCGTAGTGCGACGAGACGGACTGGGTGGGGTTGTTGGCGTAGCGGAGCGTGCCGACGAGGAACGAGGTGCCGGTCGTGACCGACGCGACCGTGGCGGGCGCGAACCCCAGGGTGCCCTGGCCCTTGGTGCGGTACTCGGTCGGCAGCAGGACCCGGCCGTCGTCCCAGCTCCGCTCGGTGCCCAACGCGTCGGGGCACTGGTAGGAGTGGTGGTTCCACGCGCCCCACACGAACACGCGCGTGCGGGAGTCCACCTGCTCCCGCCCGTGCCCGACGCGCACCTCGGTCCTTGACGGGGTCCCGGGCGCCGGCGCGTACCTGATGCAGCCGGCGGCAGCGTTGTCCGCTGCCGGGACGAGGGCGCCGCGGCCGTCGGTCCCGCGGTGACTCCTCAGATCGGCCTCGACCGGGCCGATGGTGACGGCAGCAGCGGCAGCGGAGGACGCCGCGACGACGCCGACGGCCGGCGCGAGGACCATGGCCAGCGCGACCGACGCGGCCGTCCTCGCCATGCGCCGACGCAGGCGCGCACGGCGCCCTGCTGGCATGTTCCCTCGCATCGTTCCCTCGGCCCGCGGCGGACGTCCGGGGCGCTCACCTCGAGCGCCGACGCGCGGACGTCCACATCCCGCGAGTGCCTAGTAGGACACTTGTCCAGCACGCGTGCCACGGCTGCGAACCGCCCGAACCGGACGAGACGGGGTCATCGCCCCACAACGGCGGGTGCCAGCACCCAGGCGGCGCCGCAACTTTCACCCCGACGACCGAAAGTCGAAACGCTCCGTCGTGGGCCCGCGCGCCGGCGGCGGCCGTCGTGGCGTGCGGGCGGGTACGACGAAGCGGGCGGGTACGACGAAGCGGGCGGCCCCGGGATCTCTCCCGGGACCGCCCGCTGCGTGTGGTCCGACCGTGCGGACGTCAGGCGGGGCGTCAGCCCTGCGCGACGCTCCCGCCGGCGGCCTCGATCTTGTCCTTGGCGGAGGCGGAGCACTTGTCCACGTCCACCGCGACCTTGACGGTCAGCTCGCCGTCACCCAGCACCTTGACGGGCTGGCCCTTGCGGACCGCGCCCTTGGCGACGAGGGACTCGACCGTCACGTCGCCGCCGTCGGGGTACAGCGCCGAGATCTTGTCCAGGTTGACGACCTGGTACTCGACGCGGAACGGGTTCTTGAATCCGCGGAGCTTGGGCAGCCGCATGTGCAGCGGCATCTGCCCACCCTCGAAGCGGTCCGGCACCTGGTACCGGGCCTTGGTGCCCTTGGTACCGCGGCCGGCCGTCTTGCCCTTGGACGCCTCACCACGACCCACGCGGGTCTTGGCGGTCTTGGCGCCCGGTGCCGGACGCAGGTGGTGCACCTTGAGGGTGCCACCGGCGCCGGGCTGGGCAGCGGCCTCGGCGGCGGCCTTGGCGGCAGCCGTCGGGGCCTTCTTCTTCGCGGGTGCCTTGTCGGCCTTCGCGGAGGACTCGGCCGTTGCGGAAGCGTCCTTGGCGGCAGCAGCCGTCTTGGTCGACTTCTTCTCCGCAGCCGGAGCGGACTCCGTCTTCGCGGCGGCCTTCTTCGCCGGAGCCTTCTTGGCGGCCTTGGGCGCCTCGGTGGTCTCCGTCGTCTTCTCGTCGGCCTTCTTGTCGTCGGCCATGGTCACTCGACCTCCTCGACCGCGACGAGGTGCGTCACCGTCTTGACCATGCCGCGGATCTCAGGACGGTCCTCCTTGACGACGACGTCGCCGATCCGCTTCAGGCCCAGGGTGCGCAGCGTGTCGCGCTGGTTCTGCTTCCCGCCGATGGCGGAACGGGTCTGGGTCACCTTCAGACGCGCCATCACGCACCTGCCTTCGCGGCCACCGCGGCGGCACGGCCCTCGGCCTGCGCCCGCAGCAGCGAGTGCGGCGCGACGTGGTCGAGCGGCAGCCCACGACGGGCGGCCACGGCCTCGGGCTCCTCGAGGGAGCGCAGGGCCTCGACCGTGGCGTGCACGATGTTGATCGCGTTGGACGAGCCGAGCGACTTGCTGAGCACGTCGTGGATGCCGGCGCACTCGAGCACCGCACGCACCGGACCACCGGCGATCACACCGGTACCCGGCGACGCGGGACGCAGGAAGACGACCCCGGCGGCCTTCTCACCCTGGACGGGGTGAGGGATGGTGCCCTGGATGCGCGGGACGCGGAAGAAGTTCTTCTTCGCCTCCTCGACACCCTTGGCGATCGCCGCGGGCACCTCCTTGGCCTTGCCGTAGCCGACGCCGACCGTGCCGTCACCGTCGCCCACCACGACGAGCGCGGTGAAGCTGAACCGGCGGCCGCCCTTGACGACCTTGGCGACACGGTTGATCGTCACGACGCGCTCGACGAACGCGCTCTTCTCGGCGGCGTCACCGCGCCGCCCGCCGTCACGACGGCCGCCGTCCCGGCGGTCGCCGCCGGTGCCACCGGCACCGGTGTTGCTGCGCTGAGGAGCAGCCATCAGAAAGTCCTCTTCTTCGATGCGGAGTTCGTCGTCACAGGTTCAGACCACCCTCGCGGGCGCCGTCAGCAACTGCAGCCACGCGACCGTGGTACTTGTTGCCACCGCGGTCGAACACGACCGCCTCGACGCCGACGGCCTTGGCGCGGGCGGCGATGAGCTCGCCGACCTTCTTCGCCTTGGCGGTCTTGTCGCCGTCGTTCGCGCGCAGGTCGGCCTCGAGGGTCGACGCGGACGCGACGGTCTTGCCGATGGCGTCGTCGACGACCTGGGCGGTGATGTGCCGCGCCGAGCGCGTCACGACGAGGCGGGGACGAGCGGCCGTACCGACGACCTTCTTGCGAAGGCGCAGGTGGCGGCGACGACGGGCGATGGACGTGCCCTTGCCCTTGATGCCGATAGCCATGGGTTACTTCCCAGCCTTTCCGACCTTGCGGCGCACGTTCTCGCCCGCGTACCGCACACCCTTGCCCTTGTACGGCTCGGGCTTGCGGATCTTGCGGATGTTCGCGGCGACCTCGCCCACCTGCTGCTTGTCGATGCCCTGCACCGAGAACTTGGTCGGCGCCTCGACGACGAACGTGATGCCCGCCGGCGGCTCGACGACGACCGGGTGGCTGAAGCCGAGCGCGAACTCGAGGTTGTCACCCTTCGCCGTCACGCGGTAACCGGTGCCGACGATCTCGAGCTTCTTGATGTAGCCCTCCGTGACGCCGGTGACCAGGTTGGCCAGCAGCGTGCGGGTCAGGCCGTGCAGCGAGCGCGAAAGGCGCTCGTCGTCGGGACGCGTCACCACGAGGGCGCCCGCGTCGTCGCGGTCCACCACCAGGGGGGCGGCGACCGTGTGGCTGAGCGTGCCCTTGGGGCCCGTGACCGTCACAAGGCGGTCGTCGATGGCGACATCGACGCCTGCCGGCACCGGGACGGGGATCCTGCCGATTCGAGACATGGCTGTTCTCCTCTCCGTCTCGGACTTACCAGACGTAGGCGAGGACTTCCCCACCCACGCCCTTCTTGGCGGCCTGCTTGTCGGTCAGCAGCCCGGAGGACGTGGACAGGATCGCCACGCCCAGGCCGCCGAGCACCTTCGGCAGGTTGGTCGACTTGGCGTACACGCGCAGGCCCGGCTTGGACACGCGCTTGACGCCGGCGAGCGCACGCTCGCGGTTGGGGCCGTACTTCAGGGTGATCGTGAGGTTCTTGCCCACGGGCGCGTCCTCGACGGTCCAGCCGGAGATGTAACCCTCGGCCTGCAGGATCTCGGCGATGTGGCTCTTGAGCTTCGAGAACGGGATCGTCACCGTGTCGTGGTGCGCCGAGTTCGCGTTGCGCAGACGCGTCAGGAAGTCTGCGATCGGGTCGGTCATGGTCATCGGGCGTCAGCCCTTTCTCGCCGGGGTATCCGCGGCCCTGGGACAGGGCCGCGGACCTACCGACGTCAGGAGGGTGTTACCAGCTGCTCTTCGTCACGCCGGGGAGCTCGCCACGGTGGGCCATCTCCCGCACGCAGATCCGGCACAGGCCGAACTTGCGGTACACCGAGTGCGGGCGACCGCACTTCTGGCAACGCGTGTACCCGCGGACCGCGAACTTGGGCTTCGCGGCCGCCTTGTTGATGAGGGCGGTCTTCGCCATGTCAGTTCTCCTTGAACGGGAAGCCGAGGAGCTTGAGGAGCGCGCGGCCCTCGTCGTCCGTGGTCGCGGTGGTCACGATCGTGATGTCCATGCCGCGCACACGGTCGATCTTGTCCTGGTCGATCTCGTGGAACACGGACTGCTCCACGAGGCCGAACGTGTAGTTCCCGTGCCCGTCGAACTGCTGCGGCGACAGGCCGCGGAAGTCGCGGATGCGCGGCAGCGCGGTCGACAGCAGGCGGTCGAGGAACTCCCAGGCACGGTCGCCGCGCAGCGTGACGTGCGCGCCGATCGGCATGCCCTCGCGCAGCTTGAACTGCGCGATGGACTTGCGTGCCTTGGTGACCTGCGGCTTCTGGCCCGTGATCTGGGTCAGGTCGCGGATCGCGCCCTCGATGAGCTTGGAGTCCTTCGCGGCCTCACCGACGCCCATGTTGACGACGACCTTGACCAGCCGCGCGACCTGGTTGATGTTCTCGTGGCCGAACTGCTCGAAGAGCGCCGAACGGATCTCGTCGTTGTAGCGCGTCTTGAGGCGCGGCAGGGCCGGGGCCTCGATGGTGGTCTCGGTCATCAGATGTCCTTACCGGAGCGCTTGGCGACGCGGACACGCACGGTGCGCGTGCGTCCGTCGCGCTCGACCTGCTCGGTGCGGTAGCCGACCCGGGTGCCCTTCTTGGTCTCCGGGTCCACCAGCATCACGTTGCTGATGTGGATGGGGGCCTCGATGGTCTCGATGCCACCGGTGCGGGTGCCGCGCGAGGTCTGGCCGGCCTTCGTGTGCTTCTGCACACGCTGGACGCCCTCGACGACGACGCGCTGCGTCTCGGGGAGGACCTCGAGGACGCGCCCCTGCTGGCCCTTGTCGCGGCCCGAGATGACGACGACGAGGTCGCCCTTCTTGATCTTGGCCATGGTCAGATCACCTCCGGAGCGAGCGAGATGATCTTCATGAACTTCTTGTCACGCAGCTCACGGCCCACGGGGCCGAAGATGCGCGTGCCACGAGGCTCACCGTCGTTCTTGAGGATCACGGCCGCGTTCTCGTCGAACTTGATGTAAGAGCCGTCGGGACGCCGACGCTCCTTGCGGGTACGGACGATGACGGCCTTGACGACGTCGCCCTTCTTGACGTTGCCACCGGGGATCGCATCCTTCACGGTGGCGACGATGACGTCGCCGATACCGGCGTAGCGACGGCCGGAGCCGCCGAGCACACGGATGCAGAGGATCTCCTTGGCACCCGTGTTGTCGGCGACACGCAGTCGCGACTCCTGCTGGATCATCTACTTACTCCTGTCGTCTGGCGGGTTCTCGCTCACGCGATGGCGGCGAGCCTGGCCATCCGGATGGTTGCCGTGGTGCACACGCCGCGGGCGGGAGACCCGCCCGCGTCGTGGGCAACTGTCGTGGTGCTGTGCTGCTCGAGGCCTTGCGGCCGCGGCAGGGTTACTTGGCCTTCTCGACGACGTCGAGCAGCCGCCACCGCTTGGTGGCGGACAGCGGCCGGGTCTCCATGATCTCGACCAGGTCGCCGACGCCGGCGGCGTTCAGCTCGTCGTGGACCTTCACCTTGCTGGTGCGGCGGATGACCTTGCCGTACAGCGGGTGCTTGACGCGGTCCTCGACCTCGACGACGACGGTCTTGTCCATCTTGTCGGACACGACGTAGCCGCGACGGGTCTTGCGGTACGCGCGGTGGTCCGCCGTGGCCGTGGTGTGCTCGTGCTTCGTGGTCATTGCTGCCTCACTCCGCGCTCGGGGCGGTACGGATGCCGAGCTCGCGCTCGCGCAGGATCGTGTAGATGCGCGCGATGTCGCGACGGACCGCCTTGAGACGCCCGTGGCTCTCGAGCTGACCGGTCGCGGACTGGAAGCGGAGGTTGAACAGCTCCTCCTTGGCCTTCTTCAGCTCGGCGACCAGCTTCTCGTCGTCGAAGGTGTCCAGCTCGCTGGGAGCCAGCTCCTTGGTTCCGATAGCCATCAGTTACCACCCTCGCGCACGATGAAACGTGTCTTCATCGGGAGCTTGTGCTGCGCGCGGCGCATGGCCTCACGCGCGAGCGGCTCCGGGACGCCGGCGAGCTCGAACATCACTCGACCCGGCTTGACGTTGGAGATCCACCACTCCGGCGAGCCCTTGCCGGAACCCATGCGGGTCTCGGCGGGCTTCTTGGTGAGGGGACGGTCCGGGTAGATGTTGATCCAGACCTTCCCACCACGCTTGATGTGGCGGGTCATCGCGATACGTGCAGCCTCGATCTGCCGGTTCGTGACGTACGCCGGCTCGAGAGCCTGGATGCCGTACTCACCGAACGAGATCGTCGTGCCACCCGTCGCGGCGCCGGAGCGCCCGGGGTGGTGCTGCTTGCGGTGCTTCAGCCTGCGCGGGATCAGCACGGCTCAGGCCTCCGTTCCGGACTCGGTGGGCGCAGCCTGCTCCGCGGGCGCCTGCTCGGCGGCCGGGGCGGCAGGAGCGTCCTGACGCTCGGGACGACGACCGCCACCGCGGGGACCACGGTCACCACGGTCGCCACGGTCGCCGCGCGGGCCGCCACGCGAGGGGCGCGGAGCCTGCGAAGCCTGCTCGCGGGCCCACTCCTTCTCGGTGACGTCGCCCTTGTAGACCCAGACCTTGACGCCGATGCGCCCGAAGGTCGTGCGGGCCTCGAAGAAGCCGTAGTCGATGTTCGCGCGCAGCGTGTGCAGCGGCACACGACCCTCGCGGTAGAACTCCGTACGGCTCATCTCCGCGCCGCCGAGGCGGCCGGAGACCTGCACCCGGATGCCCTTGGCACCCGCGCGCTGGGCCGACTGGATGCCCTTGCGCATGGCGCGGCGGAACGAGACGCGGCTCGCCAGCTGCTCGGCGATGCCCTGGGCGACCAGCTGAGCCTCGATCTCGGCGTTCTTGACCTCGAGGATGTTCAGCTGGACCTGCTTGCCCGTGAGCTTCTCGAGCTCGCCACGGATGCGGTCGGCCTCCGCGCCACGACGCCCGATGACGATGCCCGGGCGGGCGGTGTGGATGTCGACGCGCACACGGTCACGGGTGCGCTCGATCTCGACCTTGGCGATACCGGCGCGCTCGAGACCCGTGCTCATGAGCTTGCGGATCTGCACGTCCTCGCGCACGTAGTCGCGGTACCGCTGGCCCGGCTTCGTCGAGTCCGCGAACCACCGCGACCGGTGGTCGGTCGTGATGCCGAGGCGGTACCCGAGCGGGTTGACCTTCTGTCCCACTAGCGGGTCCCTCCCTTGGTGGACGTCGCCTTCTCGCGCTGCGAGACGACGACCGTGATGTGGCTCGTGCGCTTGTTGATCCGGCCGGCGCGACCCTGCGCGCGCGGACGGAAACGCTTGAGCGTCGGGCCCTCGTCGACGAAGACCTCCGAGATGAAGAGGTCTGCCTCGTCGAGCCGCTCGCTGTTCCGCTTGGCCCCCTCGACCGCATTCGCGACCGCGGACTGCACCGTCTTGAGGACGGGCTCTGCCGCGGCCTGCGGCGCGAACTTCAGCACCGCCACGGCCTCGGCCGCCTGCTTGCCACGGATGAGGTCCACGACGCGGCGGGCCTTCTGGGGCGTGACGCGGACGAACCGCGCCTTCGCCTTGGCTTCCATCGCTGTCCTGCTCTCTTGTCTCTGCCGTCAGGGCGTCACCAGGCTGACCCGGGGGTCAGCGGCGACGGCCCTTCCGGTCGTCCTTCTCGTGGCCGCGGAACGTCCGCGTGGGGGCGAACTCGCCGAGCTTGTGCCCGACCATCGACTCCGTCACGAACACCGGGGTGTGCTTGCGGCCGTCGTGGACCGCGAAGGTGTGGCCGAGGAAGTCGGGCGTGATCATCGAACGACGCGACCACGTCTTGATGACGTTCTTCGTGCCGGACTCGTTCTGCGCGTCGACCTTCTTCTGCAGGTGGCCGTCGACGAACGGGCCCTTCTTGAGGCTGCGAGGCATTCTCTCGGGCTCCTATCAGCGCTTCTTGCCGGTGCGCCGACGGCGCACGATGAGCTTGTCGCTCGGCTTGTTCGGACGACGGGTGCGGCCCTCGGCCTGACCCCAGGGGCTCACCGGGTGGCGACCACCGGAGGTCTTGCCCTCACCACCACCGTGCGGGTGGTCGATCGGGTTCATGGCGACACCGCGGACGGTCGGGCGCTTGCCCTTCCACCGCATGCGGCCGGCCTTGCCCCAGTTGATGTTGGACTGCTCGGCGTTGCCCACCTCGCCGACCGTGGCGCGGCAGCGCAGGTCGACGTTGCGGATCTCGCCGGACGGCATGCGCAGCTGCGCGTACGGCCCGTCCTTGGCAACGAGCTGCACCGACGCACCGGCCGAACGGGCGATCTTCGCGCCGCCACCGGGCTTGAGCTCGATGGCGTGGATGACCGTACCGGTCGGGATGTTGCGCAGCGGCAGGTTGTTGCCGGGCTTGATGTCGGCACCCGCGCCGGCCTCGAGCATGTCACCCTGCGACACCTTGTTGGGGGCGAGGATGTACCGCTTCTCGCCGTCCGCGTAGTGCAGCAGCGCGATGCGCGCGGTGCGGTTCGGGTCGTACTCGATGTGCGCGACCTTGGCCGGCACGCCGTCCTTGTCGTGACGACGGAAGTCGATCACGCGGTAGGCGCGCTTGTGCCCACCGCCCTGGTGACGCGTCGTGATGCGACCGGTGGAGTTGCGCCCACCCGTCTTGTGCAGCGGACGGACGAGCGACTTCTCCGGCTGCGAGCGCGTGATCTCGACGAAGTCGGCGACGCTCGAGCCGCGGCGGCCGGGCGTCGTCGGCTTGTACTTGCGGATTCCCATGAAAGTAAGTCCTCTTCGCTCTCGGTCAGCCGACCGGTCCGCCGAAGATGTCGATCGAGCCCTCGCGGAGGGTGACGATCGCACGCTTCGTGTTCTTGCGGCGGCCGATGCCGAAGCGGGTCCGGCGGGCCTTGCCCTG
This region includes:
- the rplO gene encoding 50S ribosomal protein L15, coding for MADDKKADEKTTETTEAPKAAKKAPAKKAAAKTESAPAAEKKSTKTAAAAKDASATAESSAKADKAPAKKKAPTAAAKAAAEAAAQPGAGGTLKVHHLRPAPGAKTAKTRVGRGEASKGKTAGRGTKGTKARYQVPDRFEGGQMPLHMRLPKLRGFKNPFRVEYQVVNLDKISALYPDGGDVTVESLVAKGAVRKGQPVKVLGDGELTVKVAVDVDKCSASAKDKIEAAGGSVAQG
- the rpsS gene encoding 30S ribosomal protein S19 is translated as MPRSLKKGPFVDGHLQKKVDAQNESGTKNVIKTWSRRSMITPDFLGHTFAVHDGRKHTPVFVTESMVGHKLGEFAPTRTFRGHEKDDRKGRRR
- the rplX gene encoding 50S ribosomal protein L24; the encoded protein is MAKIKKGDLVVVISGRDKGQQGRVLEVLPETQRVVVEGVQRVQKHTKAGQTSRGTRTGGIETIEAPIHISNVMLVDPETKKGTRVGYRTEQVERDGRTRTVRVRVAKRSGKDI
- the rplV gene encoding 50S ribosomal protein L22, with translation MEAKAKARFVRVTPQKARRVVDLIRGKQAAEAVAVLKFAPQAAAEPVLKTVQSAVANAVEGAKRNSERLDEADLFISEVFVDEGPTLKRFRPRAQGRAGRINKRTSHITVVVSQREKATSTKGGTR
- the rplB gene encoding 50S ribosomal protein L2; translated protein: MGIRKYKPTTPGRRGSSVADFVEITRSQPEKSLVRPLHKTGGRNSTGRITTRHQGGGHKRAYRVIDFRRHDKDGVPAKVAHIEYDPNRTARIALLHYADGEKRYILAPNKVSQGDMLEAGAGADIKPGNNLPLRNIPTGTVIHAIELKPGGGAKIARSAGASVQLVAKDGPYAQLRMPSGEIRNVDLRCRATVGEVGNAEQSNINWGKAGRMRWKGKRPTVRGVAMNPIDHPHGGGEGKTSGGRHPVSPWGQAEGRTRRPNKPSDKLIVRRRRTGKKR
- a CDS encoding type Z 30S ribosomal protein S14, translating into MAKTALINKAAAKPKFAVRGYTRCQKCGRPHSVYRKFGLCRICVREMAHRGELPGVTKSSW
- the rpsH gene encoding 30S ribosomal protein S8, producing MTMTDPIADFLTRLRNANSAHHDTVTIPFSKLKSHIAEILQAEGYISGWTVEDAPVGKNLTITLKYGPNRERALAGVKRVSKPGLRVYAKSTNLPKVLGGLGVAILSTSSGLLTDKQAAKKGVGGEVLAYVW
- the rplE gene encoding 50S ribosomal protein L5, with amino-acid sequence MTETTIEAPALPRLKTRYNDEIRSALFEQFGHENINQVARLVKVVVNMGVGEAAKDSKLIEGAIRDLTQITGQKPQVTKARKSIAQFKLREGMPIGAHVTLRGDRAWEFLDRLLSTALPRIRDFRGLSPQQFDGHGNYTFGLVEQSVFHEIDQDKIDRVRGMDITIVTTATTDDEGRALLKLLGFPFKEN
- the rpsQ gene encoding 30S ribosomal protein S17, yielding MTTKHEHTTATADHRAYRKTRRGYVVSDKMDKTVVVEVEDRVKHPLYGKVIRRTSKVKVHDELNAAGVGDLVEIMETRPLSATKRWRLLDVVEKAK
- a CDS encoding prealbumin-like fold domain-containing protein, with protein sequence MARTAASVALAMVLAPAVGVVAASSAAAAAVTIGPVEADLRSHRGTDGRGALVPAADNAAAGCIRYAPAPGTPSRTEVRVGHGREQVDSRTRVFVWGAWNHHSYQCPDALGTERSWDDGRVLLPTEYRTKGQGTLGFAPATVASVTTGTSFLVGTLRYANNPTQSVSSHYEGVLGLRLGTRGTLEPTYVLRDTAAGDDTLTFGDLTRTFPVVHDGVDHRLTVEGFTVAAAGAGCGTAPTGAPTTGVTAPHGAVTTACLWARLDQVRAVTVVQQAAAVGDAPASVPPGFVVTAARDADPAVRYTLSPTAVTGPGSSASTAAGTVLARRDRVVLTADAPPASWELSSITCRDGRGVVLAPGATVGLAARSVVLENVPEAATAAAAPIVCTFVSSYVAPTTLTLVSVTVPAGAAPGAGVPTAGWEFTVDALGAAPLVTGPGGSAAATVPVPGATRVVRVTEAVPAGYVVDTVTCRRDDGGAAPVTATGNPYDVRMERGRSHTCTVVNLRPGVEVVAQTFLADDTAFASPLPTGERRTAGTHIVRRYTVRNTGQTTLVDIRLRDAYAAVTVGGATTRGDATIACPGRTDIPAGASVTIPSLAPGQEISCRSTGVL
- the rplN gene encoding 50S ribosomal protein L14 yields the protein MIQQESRLRVADNTGAKEILCIRVLGGSGRRYAGIGDVIVATVKDAIPGGNVKKGDVVKAVIVRTRKERRRPDGSYIKFDENAAVILKNDGEPRGTRIFGPVGRELRDKKFMKIISLAPEVI
- the rpsE gene encoding 30S ribosomal protein S5, translating into MAAPQRSNTGAGGTGGDRRDGGRRDGGRRGDAAEKSAFVERVVTINRVAKVVKGGRRFSFTALVVVGDGDGTVGVGYGKAKEVPAAIAKGVEEAKKNFFRVPRIQGTIPHPVQGEKAAGVVFLRPASPGTGVIAGGPVRAVLECAGIHDVLSKSLGSSNAINIVHATVEALRSLEEPEAVAARRGLPLDHVAPHSLLRAQAEGRAAAVAAKAGA
- the rplR gene encoding 50S ribosomal protein L18 is translated as MAIGIKGKGTSIARRRRHLRLRKKVVGTAARPRLVVTRSARHITAQVVDDAIGKTVASASTLEADLRANDGDKTAKAKKVGELIAARAKAVGVEAVVFDRGGNKYHGRVAAVADGAREGGLNL
- the rplP gene encoding 50S ribosomal protein L16 → MLIPRRLKHRKQHHPGRSGAATGGTTISFGEYGIQALEPAYVTNRQIEAARIAMTRHIKRGGKVWINIYPDRPLTKKPAETRMGSGKGSPEWWISNVKPGRVMFELAGVPEPLAREAMRRAQHKLPMKTRFIVREGGN
- the rplF gene encoding 50S ribosomal protein L6 — translated: MSRIGRIPVPVPAGVDVAIDDRLVTVTGPKGTLSHTVAAPLVVDRDDAGALVVTRPDDERLSRSLHGLTRTLLANLVTGVTEGYIKKLEIVGTGYRVTAKGDNLEFALGFSHPVVVEPPAGITFVVEAPTKFSVQGIDKQQVGEVAANIRKIRKPEPYKGKGVRYAGENVRRKVGKAGK
- the rpmD gene encoding 50S ribosomal protein L30 gives rise to the protein MARLKVTQTRSAIGGKQNQRDTLRTLGLKRIGDVVVKEDRPEIRGMVKTVTHLVAVEEVE
- the rpmC gene encoding 50S ribosomal protein L29, producing the protein MAIGTKELAPSELDTFDDEKLVAELKKAKEELFNLRFQSATGQLESHGRLKAVRRDIARIYTILRERELGIRTAPSAE
- the rpsC gene encoding 30S ribosomal protein S3; protein product: MGQKVNPLGYRLGITTDHRSRWFADSTKPGQRYRDYVREDVQIRKLMSTGLERAGIAKVEIERTRDRVRVDIHTARPGIVIGRRGAEADRIRGELEKLTGKQVQLNILEVKNAEIEAQLVAQGIAEQLASRVSFRRAMRKGIQSAQRAGAKGIRVQVSGRLGGAEMSRTEFYREGRVPLHTLRANIDYGFFEARTTFGRIGVKVWVYKGDVTEKEWAREQASQAPRPSRGGPRGDRGDRGDRGPRGGGRRPERQDAPAAPAAEQAPAEQAAPTESGTEA